GATAATCCCCAAGATAAATGCGACGATGGCGATGAAAAATGATAGATAGTTAATAAATGGAATCCAGGACCCTAAAAGTGCGATGGCTCCAAAAATGGTTGCTAAGATTCCTAAAACTCGTTGTTCTTCTGGTTTCATTTGAACGTTTTCTCCCTTCATCGAGTGAATGGATTTCTATCCACAGTAGTTAGTGCTTATTATAGAAAAAATATTGCCTAATGTCAATTTAAACTAAAATAGTTCTCTTGGAAACTTTTTTCTTGACATCTTTTCTGAAAATGATAAAATAGTTCTCATGGGAACTTAAATAGTTCTTGTGAGAACTATATTTATCGTAAGAAAGGAGCAATCATGGACAAGCCGATGTTAATGTTCAAACGTTTTGGACACCAGCTTCATCTGATGGTACAGAAAGAAGCTAAGCGATGTGGCATTGAATTTATGGGTGGACCGCAAGGGCAGGTTCTGCGTTTTTTAGATCATTGTGAACAAAAAGAGGAATTGGTCTTGATTAAGGATATCGAGCAGGAACTCAATATTACCAAATCTGTGGCGAGTAATCTAGTCAAGCGTATGGTGCAAAATGGTTTGGTTGAGCTAGAGGCCAGCCCGAGCGATAAGCGGGCAAAATTTGTTCGCCTGACGGAGAAATCGCGTTCGCAGATGCAAAAAGTTAAGGCTTTTTTTGATCGGATCGATCAGAGTCTGCTAGAGGGGGTTTCAAAGTCAGACTTGGCAATCTTTGAAAAGGTTCTCGATCAGTTGCAAGAAAATGTTGAGAAGATAGGAGGAGAGAATGAAGAAACTCGCTAAACGTATTACAGGAAAAGAGTGGGGAATGATCATCCTTACGATTCTGTTCACTTGTTTCTCGGTCTATCTAGAGTTAGAGGTACCGACCTATATTTCACAAATTACAGAGTTACTCGGAACGTCTGGAACGCAGTTGGGTGAACTCTGGTCACCAGCTGCGAAGATGATTGGTTTGTCTTTATTGGCTTTCTTTTCATCTGTTATGGTGGGTTTCTTTGCTGCTCGTGTTGCAGCATCCTATACAACCCATCTACGTAGAGACGTATTTCATCGCGTTTTAGATTTTTCACAGACAGAGATCAAGCGCTTTTCAATCCCAAGTCTTTTGACTCGGACGACCAATGATATTACCCAGGTACAGATGCTCTTTACCATGGGCTTGCAAGTGGTTACTCGTGGGCCGATTATGGCTATCTGGGCCATTGGAAAAATCCTTGGGAAATCGGAATACTGGCTCTGGGCGGTCGTTGTGGCTGTTATTGTCAATGTCTTGATGACCACTGTTCTTATGACTCTGGCCTTTCCAAAACAATCTGTTATCCAAAAATTGACAGATAAACTCAATAGCATCACTCGTGAAAGCTTGACTGGGATTCGAGTTGTTCGCGCATACAATGCCGAAGATTACCAAGATGAAAAATTCGAAGCAGCCAACGATGAGGTAACACGTCTCAATCTCTTTGTCAATCGATTGATGGCCATTATGAACCCGATTATGATGGCGATTTCCAGTGGACTAAGTTTAGCTATTTACTGGATTGGTGCCTACATTATCAACGATGCAAGTTTGGCAGAACGTCTGCCACTCTTTAGTGATATGGTGGTCTTCATGTCCTATGCTATGCAGGTCGTGATGGGATTCCTTCTCATGGGAGCACTCTTTATTGTTCTTCCTCGTACCTTGGTTTCGGCAGGACGTATCAATCAAGTATTGGATCTGCATTCTTCTATTGAAAATCCTAGTCATACACAGACAGCGGATCCTTCAGTTCAAGGACAAGTGGAATTCCGCGATGTAACCTTCCGCTACTCTAAAAACTCAGAAGCAGTCGTGGAACATGTCACTTTCAAAGCAGAAGCGGGTCAAACCGTAGCCTTCATCGGATCGACTGGATCAGGTAAGTCTACGCTTGTCAACCTCTTGCCACGTTTTTACGACGTTTCAGATGGACAAATCCTAGTGGACGGAGTTAATGTGCAAGATTACGATTTGGAAGATTTGCGCAATAAGGTCGGCTATATCCCTCAAAAAGCAGTCCTCTTCTCAGGAGATGTCAAGGGGAACTTGGACTTTGGTAAGAGCAAAGAAACTCCTCTAAGCGAAGCTGCTATGTGGCAATCCTTGGAATTGGCCCAGTCTAAAAGCTTCATCGAAGACAAGGAAGCAGGTCTTGCATCAGAAGTGGCTCAAGGCGGAACCAACTTCTCAGGAGGTCAAAGACAGCGTTTAGCCATTGCGCGTGCCTTGGCTCGTAAACCAGAGATTCTCATCTTTGATGATTCCTTCTCAGCCTT
This window of the Streptococcus sp. D7B5 genome carries:
- a CDS encoding MarR family winged helix-turn-helix transcriptional regulator, with the protein product MDKPMLMFKRFGHQLHLMVQKEAKRCGIEFMGGPQGQVLRFLDHCEQKEELVLIKDIEQELNITKSVASNLVKRMVQNGLVELEASPSDKRAKFVRLTEKSRSQMQKVKAFFDRIDQSLLEGVSKSDLAIFEKVLDQLQENVEKIGGENEETR
- a CDS encoding ABC transporter ATP-binding protein encodes the protein MKKLAKRITGKEWGMIILTILFTCFSVYLELEVPTYISQITELLGTSGTQLGELWSPAAKMIGLSLLAFFSSVMVGFFAARVAASYTTHLRRDVFHRVLDFSQTEIKRFSIPSLLTRTTNDITQVQMLFTMGLQVVTRGPIMAIWAIGKILGKSEYWLWAVVVAVIVNVLMTTVLMTLAFPKQSVIQKLTDKLNSITRESLTGIRVVRAYNAEDYQDEKFEAANDEVTRLNLFVNRLMAIMNPIMMAISSGLSLAIYWIGAYIINDASLAERLPLFSDMVVFMSYAMQVVMGFLLMGALFIVLPRTLVSAGRINQVLDLHSSIENPSHTQTADPSVQGQVEFRDVTFRYSKNSEAVVEHVTFKAEAGQTVAFIGSTGSGKSTLVNLLPRFYDVSDGQILVDGVNVQDYDLEDLRNKVGYIPQKAVLFSGDVKGNLDFGKSKETPLSEAAMWQSLELAQSKSFIEDKEAGLASEVAQGGTNFSGGQRQRLAIARALARKPEILIFDDSFSALDYKTDRVLRQELAEKTKSMTKLIVAQRISTIMDADLILVLDQGKVVGQGTHKELLATNEVYQEIAYSQLSKEELEHGK